From Scomber scombrus chromosome 9, fScoSco1.1, whole genome shotgun sequence, one genomic window encodes:
- the anxa5a gene encoding annexin A5a, which yields MFLWAYRGSVRPFVNFNAKHDAEILHKAMKGIGTDEDVILMLLTARSNDQRQQIKAAYKKAYGKDLVSALKSELGGLFESLIVALMTPPVLYDASQLHKALKGAGTDDEVLIEILASRTGEQIKDIVKVYKKEFSSKLEKDICSDTSGHYQKLLVILLQGSREEGVDEEKIEKDAKNLYAAGEGKFGTDEEKFITILGNRSAEHLRKVFDAYKKLSGSDIEDSIEGETTGNLENLLLAVVKCARSVPAFFAESLYKSMRRAGTDDGTLMRIMVSRSEEDMLDIRVNFKKNYEVSLYSTIQEDTSGDYQKALRYLCGGND from the exons ATGTTCCTATGG GCATACAGAGGCAGCGTCAGACCTTTCGTCAACTTCAATGCCAAACATGATGCTGAAATCCTCCATAAAGCCATGAAAGGAATCG GCACTGATGAAGATGTGATCTTGATGCTTCTGACGGCACGCAGCAACGATCAACGCCAGCAAATTAAAGCAGCGTACAAAAAGGCATATGGAAAG GATTTGGTCAGTGCACTGAAATCGGAGCTTGGTGGGTTGTTTGAGAGTCTGATTGTGGCCTTGATGACCCCGCCTGTCTTATACGATGCCTCCCAACTACACAAGGCTCTCAAG GGTGCAGGGACTGATGACGAAGTGCTGATTGAGATCCTGGCATCCAGGACCGGCGAACAGATTAAAGATATCGTCAAAGTGTACAAGAAAG aGTTCAGCAGCAAACTGGAGAAAGATATCTGCAGTGACACTTCAGGGCACTATCAGAAACTACTAGTGATCCTCCTGCAG GGGAGCAGGGAGGAGGGAGTAGACGAGGAAAAGATTGAGAAAGACGCCAAG AACTTGTATGCTGCCGGAGAGGGAAAGTTTGGCACAGATGAGGAAAAATTCATCACAATTCTTGGCAACAGGAGCGCTGAGCATCTCAGAAAAG TGTTTGATGCCTACAAGAAGCTCTCAGGCTCGGACATAGAGGACAGCATTGAAGGAGAGACCACTGGGAATCTGGAGAACTTACTGCTCGCCGTGG TGAAATGTGCCAGGAGTGTCCCAGCTTTTTTTGCTGAATCTCTGTATAAATCCATGAGG CGCGCTGGAACTGATGATGGCACCCTGATGAGAATAATGGTGTCGAGGAGCGAAGAGGACATGCTGGACATAAGAGTCAACTTCAAAAAGAACTATGAAGTCTCTCTCTACTCCACCATCCAG